A window of Scophthalmus maximus strain ysfricsl-2021 chromosome 10, ASM2237912v1, whole genome shotgun sequence contains these coding sequences:
- the btaf1 gene encoding TATA-binding protein-associated factor 172, protein MAVSRLDRLFILLDTGTTPVTRKAAAQQLGEVVKLHPHELNNLLSKVLTYLRSPNWDTRIAAGQAVEAIVKNIPEWDPSPKPKEESCEDLSPEDSSCDRLSFYNFDISRLLKHGASLLGSAGAEFELQDDKAGEMDPKERLARQRKLLQKKLGLDIGATIGMDTEELFNDEDLDDNCQLSGLRAHGSKVTAGSSSRNHVPIHAAELIDSEFCPGMSNRQRNKAKRMAKLVAKQRSRDVDPNEKSNDSFEGEPEEKRRKTTNVIIDQPATENKVLIDNVPDNSSLSEETHEWPLESFCEELCNDVFNPSWEIRHGAGTGLREILKSQGAGGGKLVGSTAEQMLRQHQEWIEDLVIRLLCVFALDRFGDFVSDEVVAPVRETCAQTLGVALRHMNETGVSMTVDVLLKLLKEDQWEVRHGGLLGIKYALAVRQDLISVLLPRVLPAITVGLQDLDDDVRAVAASSLIPVVEGLVQLLPSKVPYIVNTLWDALLDLDDLTASTNSIMTLLSSLLTYPQVRQCSMQQSLTVLVPRVWPFLRHTISSVRRAALETLYTLLYKADQSCAMWINPILQDMLRHIFQSCILESNEEILELIQKVWMELLSQAPQQYVVAASCPWMGAWLCLMMQASQIPIDLNMLLEVKARSKDKAGAKARLGSNQVKETVQEYIAGAETVTDDSVTRDYVVVRARLMAAKLLGALCRCICHPQLNASSQEIRPAESLGQLLLFHLNSKSALQRIAVALVLCEWAALQKDCQVVSSMVQPRLLAILSEQLYYDEIAIPFTRMQNECKQLTALLADSQIDLQDRLNCSVFTIDQASELVTTVFTESTAGLSVTSKPWQALDSKRQQAQATVVETNAEWQQLHLRVHMFTACAVINLQVLPDKLNPLVRPLMEAIKREENTLIQGYTAAFISKLLQQCAGRSPCPNPKIIKNLCASACVDSSVTPSSACPVPPTQENAKGGGLEKDCMHHMVNKTRGIITLYRHQRAAFAVTSKRGPAPKAPKPPSTELPPGSTISTDNDESRKPFLIQRRGAEFSLTTVARHFSEDLTKSLPYLWENTVGPLRTAVTENQCIDRQVQLERGDAAAQDLVNSLQVLEVIAGAMAPELKPLLLEHLPHLFTCLQHPYTAVRHMAARCVGVLSKLAMLETMNSFLERVLPWLAAIEDCTKQEGAIEALACVMEQLDVDIVPYIVLLVVPVLGRMSDPSDSIRFMATQCFATLIRLLPLEAGIPDPPAMSADLIRQKARERHFLEQLLDSRKLENYKIPVPIKAELRKYQQDGVNWLSFLNKYKLHGILCDDMGLGKTLQSICILAGDHCLRAQEYAKTKAADCSPLPSLVVCPPTLTGHWVDEVGKFCSREYLNPLHYTGPPTERMRLQHLVKKHNLVVASYDVVRNDIDFFRNIKFNYCILDEGHVIKNGKTKLSKAIKQLAANFRVILSGTPIQNNVLELWSLFDFLMPGFLGTERQFAARYGKPILASRDAKSSSREQEAGVLAMEALHRQVLPFLLRRMKEDVLQDLPPKIIQDYYCNLSSLQVQLYEDFAKSRAKASVEDSISVSSTEEEEKPKLKATGHVFQALQYLRKLCNHPSLVLTLQHPEYKRITEQLACQNSNLRDIQHAPKLSALKQLLLDCGLGGGGGSEGGPEAVVAQHRVLIFCQLKSMLDIVEHDLLKPKLPNVTYLRLDGSVPAGHRHAIVSRFNNDPSIDVLLLTTHVGGLGLNLTGADTVVFVEHDWNPMRDLQAMDRAHRIGQKRVVNVYRLITRGTLEEKIMGLQKFKMSIANTVISQDNASLQSMGTDQLLNLFSLDKDEKGEQTASTSGKDSMKSVLDGLGELWDQQQYDTEYNLDSFMHSLQ, encoded by the exons ATGGCTGTATCGAG ACTTGATCGTTTGTTCATCCTGCTCGACACCGGAACAACACCGGTAACCAGAAAGGCGGCAGCCCAGCAGCTTGGAGAAGTGGTCAAACTCCACCCGCATGAACTCAACAACCTTCTTTCAAAa GTCTTGACATACCTAAGGAGTCCCAACTGGGACACTCGAATAGCAGCAGGCCAAGCTGTTGAGGCCATTGTGAAGAATATTCCTGAGTGGGACCCGTCCCCCAAACCCAAAGAAG AGTCTTGCGAAGACTTGTCTCCAGAGGACTCCTCTTGTGACCGGTTGAGTTTCTACAACTTCGACATCTCTCGTCTACTCAAACATGGGGCCTCTCTGCTGGGATCTGCTGGGGCGGAGTTTGAGCTGCAGGATGACAAAGCTG GAGAGATGGACCCTAAGGAAAGACTTGCTCGCCAGAGGAAGCTTCTTCAGAAGAAGTTGGGTCTGGACATTGGTGCCACTATCGGAATGGACACAGAGGAGCTATTCAATGACGAGGACCTTGACGATAACTGTCAACTAAGTGGACTTAGAGCCCATGGAAGCAAAGTCACAGCTGGATCCAGCTCCCGCAACCACGTT cCCATTCATGCTGCTGAGTTGATTGACTCAGAGTTCTGTCCAGGCATGAGCAATCGTCAGAGGAATAAGGCTAAGAGGATGGCTAAACTAGTGGCAAAACAACGATCCAGAGACGTGGATCCAAATGAAAAGAG TAATGACAGTTTTGAGGGTGAACCTGAAGAAAAGCGAAGGAAAACCACCAATGTCATTATTGATCAACCGGCAACAGAGAATAAAGTCTTAATCGACAACGTTCCAGACAACTCCAGTCTTTCAGAAGAG acacATGAGTGGCCTCTGGAGAGCTTCTGTGAAGAGCTCTGCAATGATGTCTTCAATCCTTCGTGGGAG ATTCGTCACGGTGCTGGTACAGGTCTTAGAGAAATCCTCAAGTCCCAAGGCGCTGGGGGTGGAAAGTTGGTGGGAAGCACTGCAGAACAG atGTTGCGACAGCATCAGGAGTGGATAGAGGACCTGGTCATCCGCTTACTCTGCGTCTTCGCTCTGGACCGCTTTGGTGATTTTGTATCAGATGAG GTGGTGGCTCCTGTCAGGGAGACATGTGCCCAGACTCTTGGTGTGGCCCTTCGCCACATGAATGAAACTGGTGTTTCCATGACGGTGGACGTTCTGCTGAAGCTGCTTAAAGAAGACCAGTGGGAGGTCCGTCATGGAGGCCTGCTCGGCATCAAGTATGCCCTGGCTGTCCGGCAG GACTTGATCTCTGTGTTACTGCCCCGGGTGCTCCCTGCCATCACTGTCGGCCTACAGGACCTTGACGATGATGTCAGAGCTGTGGCGgcttcatccctcatccctgtgGTGGAAGGCTTGGTACAGCTACTGCCCAGTAAG GTGCCCTATATAGTGAACACACTATGGGATGCACTTCTAGACCTGGACGACCTCACTGCTTCCACCAACAGCATCATGACATTGCTGTCCTCACTGCTCACCTACCCACAAGTCCGACAGTGCAG CATGCAGCAGTCATTAACTGTCCTGGTTCCTCGTGTTTGGCCGTTCTTGAGACACACTATATCATCAGTGAGACGTGCAGCACTGGAAACTCTTTACACTCTGTTGTATAAAGCTGACCAG AGCTGTGCAATGTGGATCAACCCCATCCTACAAGATATGCTCCGGCACATCTTCCAGTCCTGCATACTGGAGAGCAATGAAGAAATCCTTGAACTGATCCAAAAG GTGTGGATGGAGCTGCTGTCTCAGGCCCCCCAGCAGTATGTGGTTGCAGCCAGCTGTCCGTGGATGGGTGCCTGGCTCTGTCTCATGATGCAGGCCTCACAGATTCCTATAGACCTGAACATGCTGCTGGAAGTGAAAGCTCGATCCAAG GACAAGGCTGGTGCAAAGGCTCGACTGGGGTCCAATCAGGTGAAGGAAACGGTCCAGGAGTATATCGCAGGGGCTGAGACTGTGACGGACGACTCTGTGACGAGGGACTACGTCGTGGTTCGAGCTCGCCTCATGGCTGCCAA ATTGCTGGGGGCTCTGTGTAGGTGTATCTGTCACCCTCAGCTCAATGCTTCATCTCAGGAGATCCGACCAGCCGAGTCTTTGGGCCAGCTGTTGCTCTTCCACCTCAACTCCAAGTCTGCCCTGCAGCGCATAGCTGTGGCTCTGGTGCTTTGCGAGTGGGCTGCACTGCAGAAG gattGCCAGGTGGTGTCATCCATGGTGCAACCTCGTCTTCTGGCCATTCTGTCTGAGCAGTTGTACTACGATGAAATCGCCATCCCCTTCACACGCATGCAAAATGAGTGCAAGCAGCTCACCGCTTTGCTGGCCGATTCTCAAATAGATCTTCAAGACCGCCTCAACTGTAGCGTTTTCACCATTGACCAAGCTAGTGAACTG GTTACCACCGTCTTTACAGAGTCAACAGCAGGTCTGAGCGTGACGTCTAAGCCGTGGCAGGCGCTGGACAGTAAGCGGCAGCAGGCTCAGGCGACAGTGGTGGAGACCAACGCGGAATGGCAGCAGCTGCATCTGCGCGTCCACATGTTCACAGCATGCGCTGTCATCAACCTGCAAGTGCTTCCTGACAAGCTTAACCCACTGGTCCGGCCTTTGATGGAGGCAATCAAGCGGGAGGAAAACACCCTGATTCAGGGTTACACAGCTGCTTTTATATCCAAGCTGTTGCAGCAGTGTGCTGGACGCTCGCCTTGCCCCAACCCCAAGATCATCAAAAACCTCTGTGCCTCGGCCTGCGTGGACTCGTCAGTCACACCATCGTCCGCCTGCCCCGTGCCCCCCACACAGGAAAATGCCAAAG GTGGTGGGTTGGAAAAAGACTGCATGCATCACATGGTCAACAAAACCCGCGGCATCATCACACTATATCGTCACCAAAGAGCAGCATTTGCTGTCACTAGTAAGAGGGGGCCCGCTCCTAAAGCCCCGAAGCCCCCCTCAACAGAGCTTCCTCCTGGCAGCACCATCAGCACCGATAATGATGAG AGCAGGAAGCCATTTCTTATTCAGAGAAGAGGGGCAGAGTTCTCCCTTACAACTGTTGCCAGGCACTTCAGTGAAGACCTCACCAAGTCTCTTCCTTACCTCTGGGAGAACACCGTGGGACCGTTGAGGACAGCGGTGACGGAAAATCAATGCATCG ACAGACAGGTCCAGCTGGAGAGGGGAGACGCTGCAGCCCAGGATTTGGTCAACTCTCTGCAAGTTCTGGAGGTCATCGCTGGGGCCATGGCTCCTGAACTGAAACCGTTG TTACTGGAGCACCTACCGCATCTGTTCACCTGCCTGCAGCACCCATACACAGCGGTGCGTCACATGGCCGCGCGCTGTGTGGGCGTGCTCAGTAAGCTGGCAATGCTGGAGACCATGAACAGTTTCCTTGAGCGCGTCCTCCCATGGTTAGCTGCCATTGAAGACTGCACCAAACAGGAGGGAGCCATCGAGGCTTTAGCCT GTGTCATGGAGCAGCTGGATGTGGACATCGTACCGTACATTGTGCTGCTGGTTGTACCAGTTCTGGGCCGTATGAGCGACCCCAGTGACAGCATTCGTTTTATGGCCACGCAGTGCTTTGCCACACTCATCCGGCTTCTTCCGCTAGAG GCGGGTATACCAGACCCTCCAGCCATGTCTGCAGATCTTATCCGCCAGAAAGCCAGAGAACGCCACTTCCTGGAGCAACTGTTGGATAGCAGAAAGTTGGAGAACTATAAGATCCCTGTGCCCATTAAGGCTGAGCTCAGGAAGTACcagcag GACGGCGTGAACTGGCTCTCCTTCCTGAACAAATACAAGCTGCACGGGATCCTGTGTGATGACATGGGTCTCGGGAAGACGCTGCAGTCCATCTGCATTCTGGCAGGAGATCACTGCCTCAG GGCACAAGAATATGCCAAGACAAAGGCCGCAGACTGCAGCCCCCTGCCCTCCCTGGTGGTCTGTCCTCCCACACTCACTGGCCACTGGGTGGATGAAGTGGGCAAGTTCTGCAGCAGAGAATACCTCAACCCACTGCACTACACAGGGCCTCCTACAGAACGGATGCG GTTGCAACACCTTGTGAAGAAACACAATCTAGTTGTAGCCTCTTATGATGTTGTACGTAATGACATCGACTTTTTTAG aaatatcAAATTCAATTACTGTATTCTTGACGAGGGTCATGTCATCAAGAACGGGAAAACCAAACTTTCCAAAGCCATTAAGCAGTTGGCGGCCAACTTCCGGGTCATCTTGTCAGGAACACCCATTCAG AACAACGTACTCGAGCTCTGGTCGTTGTTTGACTTCCTCATGCCGGGGTTCCTCGGAACAGAGCGGCAGTTTGCTGCGCGCTACGGTAAACCCATCTTGGCCAGCCGCGACGCCAAAAGTTCCTCGCGGGAACAGGAGGCAG GTGTCCTGGCGATGGAGGCCCTACATCGCCAGGTGCTCCCCTTCCttctgaggaggatgaaggaggacgTCCTCCAGGACCTTCCTCCTAAAATCATACAGGATTATTACTGCAACTTGAGCTCTTTACAG GTTCAGCTGTACGAAGACTTTGCCAAGTCTCGAGCCAAGGCCAGTGTGGAGGACAGCATCTCTGTGTCTTccacagaagaggaggagaagcccAAGCTGAAGGCCACGGGCCACGTCTTCCAG GCCCTGCAGTACCTGCGGAAGCTTTGTAACCACCCCAGCTTGGTCTTGACCCTGCAGCATCCAGAGTACAAACGCATCACCGAGCAGCTGGCGTGTCAGAACTCCAACCTGCGGGACATTCAGCACGCGCCCAAACTCTCCGCTCTCAAACAA TTGTTGCTGGACTGTGGTCTTGGTGGTGGCGGGGGATCGGAGGGAGGTCCTGAGGCCGTGGTGGCCCAGCATCGCGTGCTCATATTCTGTCAGCTGAAGAGCATGCTGGACATTGTGGAGCACGACCTGCTGAAACCCAAACTGCCCAACGTCACCTACCTGAGGCTGGACGGCAGCGTGCCGGCTGGCCATCGCCACGCCATCGTCTCCAG gTTTAACAATGACCCTTCCATCGACGTGCTGCTGCTCACCACCCACGTCGGTGGGCTTGGTCTGAACCTGACGGGAGCTGACACTGTGGTGTTTGTTGAACATGACTGGAACCCCATGAGGGACCTGCAAGCCATGGACCGTGCTCATAGGATAGGACAG AAACGGGTCGTGAACGTGTACAGGCTGAT
- the ccnj gene encoding cyclin-J, with protein sequence MELEDQWWIGQLATDIYQALRYKELKLPSYKGQSPQLNLRRYYADLIAVISNHFRLCPTARHLGVYLLDLFMDRYDVTEPQLAVVSLSCLLLASKFEEREDRVPKLELLNSLGCISSMNLVLTKQGLLHMELLLLETFQWNLYLPTAAHFIEYCLSIAIHEGDLHDGWPLTCLEKSRLYIAKYADYFLEVSLQDHVFLCFAPSLLAAACVAASRLVLHLSPTWPPQLQRLTGYTWENLVPCAEKLLIAHDSDVREANKQKCQQQQMVYHSSGQTATVAQYLHRPSMQYQQANHRPASYLSHSTTGLQAPNGPQHGNTQAITASLDPKSNIGNRAYQVSMHYTCAAPCFDR encoded by the exons ATGGAGCTGGAGGACCAATGGTGGATAGGACAACTGGCCACAGACATATACCAGGCGCTGCGGTACAAA GAGCTCAAGTTGCCGTCCTACAAGGGCCAGTCCCCTCAGCTGAATTTGAGGCGATACTATGCGGACCTCATAGCCGTCATCAGCAACCACTTCAGGCTGTGTCCCACGGCCAGACACCTGGGCGTCTACTTGCTGGACCTCTTCATGGACCGCTATGATGTCACGGAGCCGCAGCTTGCCGTTGTCTCGCTCTCGTGTCTCCTGTTGGCCA GTAAGTTTGAGGAAAGGGAAGACCGGGTGCCAAAGCTGGAGTTGTTGAACAGCCTGGGCTGCATCAGCTCCATGAACCTGGTCCTGACCAAGCAGGGTTTACTGCACATGGAGCTGCTCCTGCTCGAAACCTTCCAGTGGAACCTGTACCTGCCCACAGCCGCTCATTTCATAGAATACTGCCTGTCTATTGCCATCCACGAGGGAGACCTCCATGATGGCTGGCCTTTGACCTGCCTGGAGAAGTCTCGATTATACATAGCCAAGTATGCTGATTATTTCCTGGAAGTTTCCTTGCAAG atcatgtgtttttgtgttttgcccCCTCTCTATTGGCCGCCGCGTGTGTGGCCGCCTCCCGCCTCGTCCTGCACCTGTCCCCGACATGGCCACCACAACTGCAGCGCCTCACAGGCTACACATGGGAGAACCTGGTCCCATGTGCCGAGAAACTACTCAT tGCACATGACAGTGACGTCAGAGAGGCCAACAAGCAGAagtgccagcagcagcagatggtgTACCACAGTTCAGGCCAGACAGCCACTGTGGCCCAGTACCTGCACCGGCCAAGCATGCAGTATCAGCAGGCGAACCACAGGCCTGCCTCCTACCTCAGCCACTCCACCACCGGCCTGCAGGCTCCGAACGGCCCCCAGCACGGCAACACCCAGGCCATCACTGCCTCGCTGGATCCAAAGTCCAACATTGGCAACAGGGCTTACCAAGTCAGCATGCACTACACCTGCGCTGCTCCGTGCTTTGACAGATGA